The Amycolatopsis jiangsuensis nucleotide sequence GCCGACTGACTCCACCCGGCACCTGACCACAACCACGTACAGACGACGGCCGGTAACCGTCAGCGATGCCGGCGTCGGTTGACCTCAGTCCGATGCAATCTCCGGCAACCACCCACGAGCAGCAGCAAACGATGACCGTCAGCGGCACTTGACGACAGTTGGCAACCGGCTGACGCTACTGGAAGGCAGGCGAGTGCGGTTGGTGGCTGCTGGCGCCAACCACCCGAGGTCGGATGCGATCGGTTGTCATCCCCGACAGTCGGGTCACGTCCGGCGGAGTGGTGTATGAGATCGACTCCGCGTGATCTTGGTTCGGGATTCTAGGCGGTTATTGCCTCGGTTGTCATGAGTGCCTCGCTGCCGGTCGGTGCGGCTTCGGTGGTGACGATGCGGATGCGTGAGCGGGCCAGTAGATCGAGGCCCATGTAGCGGCGGTTCTCGGTCCACTCATCACTCTGTTCGGCCAGGACGGCGCCGACGAGGCGGATCAGGGAGTCGCGGCCGGGGAAGATCCCGACCACGTCGGTGCGACGGCGGATCTCCTTGTTCAGTCGCTCTTGAGGGTTGTTCGACCAGATCTGGCGCCAGACCTCGCGCGGATATGCGGTGAACGCCAGCAGCTCATCGCGGGCGTTGTCGAGGTGCTCGGCTGCGTCGGGCCAGCGCGCGGTGAGAGTGTCGACCACGCGTCCGTACTGGGCTGTGACGGCGTCGGCGTCGGGCTGGTCGAAGATCGTGCGCACCTGCGTAGCGACATGCGGCTGCGCCGACTTCGGAACACGGGAGAGCAGGTTACGCAGGTAGTGGGTGCGACACCGCTGCCACGCCGCACCCGGCAACGCCGAGGCGATCGCCGCCACCAAGCCGGGATGGGCGTCGGAGATGACGAGCTGGACCCCGGACAGGCCGCGGGCGACCAGACCGCGCAGGAACGCCAACCAGCCCGCTCCGTCCTCGCTGGAGGCCACATCCAGGCCGAGGATCTCGCGGTGCCCGTCGGCGTTCACCCCGGTCGCGAGCAGCGCGTGCACGTTGACCACCCGGCCGTCTTCGCGGACCTTCACCGTGAGCGCGTCGACCCACACGAACGTGTACGGGCCCTGGTCGAGCGGGCGCTCGCGGAACGCGGCGACCTGCCCGTCGAGGTGCGTGGCCATCTCGCTGACCTGCGAACGCGACAGCGACTTCACCCCGAGTTGTTCGGCCAGCTTCTCCACCCGCCGGGTGGAGACACCGAGTAGGTAGGCCGTGGCCACGACGGTGACCAGGGCCTGCTCGGCGCGGCGGCGGTGGGTCAGCAGCCAGTCCGGGAAATAGGAGCCCTGGCGCAGCTTCGGCACCGCCAACTCGATCGTGCCCGCTCGGGTGTCCCACTCCCGGGCCCGGTAGCCGTTGCGCTGGTTCGTCCGCTCGCTGCTGCGCTCGCCATAGCCGGCCCCGCACTGCTGATCGGCCTGCGACGACATCAACGCGTTCGCCATCGTCGCGATCATCGTCTGCAACAGATCCGGCGACACACCCGCCGAGGCGAGCTCCTCGACAAGCTGGGCAGGGTCCACACTGTGTGGTGCGGCCATCGTGGTGGTCCTTCCTGGAGTTCCTTGGTCGGTACTCGAGAAAGATCACGCGGTGGCCGTCTCACGTCACGACGCCACGCCGCTCACCAGCGACGAACCCGTACACCACCTCCGCGGACGTAACCGACAGTCGGCGCACTTACACTCGGGCCGGACGGCCGGGCTTCTCGACTGGTACACAGCAGCTGGACACCAGACCGGCCGGTACACACCTCACGCCTGCAGGATGCCCTGCCACCAGCCGCAAGCGCCTGCCCGAAGACCGCTGTCCGGCTCAGCGCGGTTCCCGGCCATCCGGGTGTGCGCGGGCTCGGCCGAGGTGGGTTCGGCACCTCGGGAAAGCACCCTGCCGGGTGGGGCGGGCGTGGTCACTAGACTCGGTACGGCCCTTCGGTGACATAAGGACGTTCGACATGGCTATGCGCGAGCTGCGCTACTTCGGTGACCCGGTACTGAAGTCCGGCTGCGACCCGGTGACCACCTTCGACAGCAGGATCGAAGCGCTGGTGAAAGACCTGCTCGACAGCGTGCAGCCGGAGGGGCGCGCGGGACTGGCGGCGCCACAGATCGGAGTCGGGCTGCGGGTGTTCAGTTACGACGTCGGCGGGCTGACCGGGTACGTCATCAACCCCGAAATCACCCACCTCTCCGAGGAGACGCACGAGATCGGCGAAGGCTGCCTGTCGGTTCCGGAGCTGTGGTACCCCACAGTGCGGGCGAAGCAAGCGGTCGTCCGGGGCGTCGACCTGCGCAACGAGCCGATCGAGGTCGAGGGCGTCGACGTGCTGGCCCAGTGCCTCCAGCACGAAACCGACCACCTCGACGGAAAGTTGTACCTCGACCGCCTCACCCCGGAACGCAAGAAGCAGGCCCTGCGCGAGGCACGCGGCAAGGACTGGTTCTGGAACCGCTGACTCACCGCGGAACCGGACCGTCAGGAAAGATCAGCCGCACCGTCTCGGCCTCGCCCGGCGCCGGGACGGGGTGCAGGCCGGCGCGGCGGGCGGTGCGGATCAGGGCGTCGTCGCCGGGGAGGCGGGTCGCGATGAGTTCCGTGATGCGCCTCGCAGCGGCCAGGACCGCCAGTCTCGACAGCAGCGCGGCCCCGATTCCTTCGCGCTGCCACGAATCCTCCACCAGGAGCGAAATCTCCGCGGTCCCGTCCGGCTGAGGTATCAGCTGGCCGAGGCCGATGACGTCCCGGCCGCAGACCGCGAGCACGCTCACTCCGCGCGGCGGTAAAAGCAGCTTGTGCAACCATCTTCGCGGCACCGTGCGCACCCCGGTGTGGTAGCGGTTGAACAACGTCGTCCTCGAACAACGCTGGTGCAGCGCGGCCACCGCTTCGGTGTCCCGCGGGGTTCCGTGGCGCAGGACCACGGCAGCTCCGTCGGCGCGGTCGAGCACGACCGCACCCGCCACGTTGTTCCGCGCCGCCGCGAGCAGGTCGATCAGGGCGGTGACGCGGGTCAGTTCGAGCTCGACGAATGGTGCCCACTGGCGGCGGGCCACCAGTGCGTTTCCCGCCTCGATCGGGAACACTGCCCGGTGCCCACCTTCGGTACGGCCGGGATTGGCCTCCGCCGCCGGGACTCGGGTGACGAGGTCCGCCGTCAGCACCTGCCGTACCACGTCCATGAGTCGTTCCGGTGCGTCGACCGCTTGGTGTGCCGCGTAAAGTGCGGCGGTCGGCGGATCCCGCAACTCGTGTACACCGGCCTCGACGACTCCCGAGCAGACGCACCCCTCGTCCCGGATCGCCTCGGCGAGGACGTCTTTCGGCAGACCAATAGCCGGGCGCAGCACGATGTCGTCGAGTACCCCGCCGGGGACCGGGAACACGGTGAGCCCGAGGACGTTGCACCCCAGATCGGCCAGCCGGATGGCGATGCGCGCGAGCGTGCCGGGCCGGTCGTCCATCCGCACCCGGAGCTGCCACGCGGACGCCGTCTCCCCTTCAGCCGGAAGAACGCGCGCGGACCGCACTCGGAATGTTTCCATGACCATACCATTCCGTGCGCAGGTAACCGGCCAGGTCTTCTGGTGTTTCGTATTTGTCAGCAGTTTTGCGAGGCGTGTGACGCGAGCGAAACATCCGGCAGGTCGCGTTTTCCGGTTGACGGGCATGCCACTGTGTTTTCCATGGGCGAACGGGATTCTGCCGTGCTCCGGGACCTCGCCGGGCTGGCCACTCCGATGGCATTGCGGGTGGCAGTCACCCTGGGGCTGCCGGACCGGTTGCGTGACAACGCAATGAGTAGCGCACAGGTCGCGGAGGAGCTCGGTGTTTCGCCGGTCGCGCTCGAGTTGCTGCTGGGACATCTGGTCACGCTCGGCGTTCTCGCGCAGGGGACCGAGGGCTACCGGACGACCGGATACGGCAGTGCCCTGTGCGCCGACGCAGGCAACGGTCTGGCGAATCTGCTGGATCTCAACACGGCCGGCGGGCGCGCGGAGCTGGCTTTCGCCGAGCTGCTGCACAGCGTCACCACCGGCGAGGCCGGGTATGCCCGCCGGTACGGGCAGGATTTCTGGGCTGATCTCGCGGAGCAGCCGGCTCTGCGGGAGTCGTTCGATCGGCAGATGACGCACCGATTCCGGGACCAGGTTCCGCAGATCGTCGCGGGGTACGACTGGGGACGTTTCGCCACCGTCGTCGACGTCGGCGGGGGACGCGGCACGTTGCTCGCCGCGATTCTCGCCGCATGTCCCGGAGTGCGGGGGCACCTGGTCGATTTGGAGCCGACCGCGGCGGCCGCCGCCGGCACTTTCCGTGCCTGCGAGCTGGGCGACCGGGCACGCGTGACCGCGGCGAGTTTCTTCGACCCGCTCCCGGCCGGAGCGGACGCCTACCTGCTGTCGGACATCCTGCACGACTGGGACGACGAGCACGCGCACCGGATCCTGGACCGCTGCGTCGAAGCCGCCCACCCCGCCGGCCGCATCCTGATCGTCGAACCAATCGGCGGACGACGTGGGGAAACCGCAATGGACCTGGCAATGCTCACGATTTTCGGCAGCCGCGAACGACGGGTCGACGAATTCCGCAGCCTCGCCTCCGCCCACCACCTGGTCCTCGACACCCTGACCGACCTGAGCGACCAACGCTGCCTGCTGGAATTCCGCCTCGGCACCAGCTGACCGCACGGGACGCGGGTGCACGGGCAGGGGTGCGGGTGCGGGTGCGTTCGGCTGCACAGGTTGGACGGGTGCACGGGCTGGACGGGTGTGGAACCAGGCCACCGACTGACGAAACCGGCATCACAACCGGCCGAACCGACACAGCCGACCCGGGCGGCGGATCGCCAAGGTGAGCCGGGGCTGTGGGCGCCGAATCGCCAACAACCTGGAGTGGCGGGCCTGTCAACGGCGAGACAAACCCGAGCGGCGAGCCTGCAAAGCGACGAGACAAACCGCCAGCGACAGACACACCAACGAATCACCGAAACAGACCCGGGCCACAAGCAAAACCACCGACCAGCGCGACAAATCCGAGCTGCAAGCCGCCGAACCAGCGCGACAAACCCGAGCAACAAGCCGCCGAGCTGGCGAAGCAGACCCGAGCAGCAAGTCCACGAACCACCGACGCAGACCCGGGCAGCTGGCCCGCGAACCGGCGGAGGACACCCGAGTGGCGGGCCGTCAGATCGGCAGCACGTCTGGACGGACTCGGTCCGCGGACCGACACATCATCCAGGCCGGACCGGGTGGCGTGCCGGCGAGCCGGCGAGGCAAAACCGAGCAGCAGGTCACCGAACCACCGAGACAAACCCCACCAACAGGCCGCCGAACCACCACGACAGACACCACCAACAGGCCGCCGAACCACCGAGACGAGCCTCGGCAGCCACATCGCCAACACGAACCCCAACAGCCAAGTCATCACGGAGCCTCGGCAGCCACATCGCCAACACGAACCCCAACAGCCAAGTCATCACGGAGCCTCGGCAGCCACATCGCCAACACGAACCCCGGCAGCCAAGCGGCGAGACGGCGAAGCAACAAACCACCGAGCCACCGAGCCACCGACTCAGCGGAGCGGGCCTGGGCCAGCGGGCTGGAACCGGGGAAGCTTCCCCGCTTTCCGGTTCAGCGGGTGGCCAGGCGGAGCAGCGCCCAGATCTGTGCGGACAGTTCGTGATCTCCTTCGGTGTGGGTCGCGGTGACCGGGGTTCTGCCCCACAGCCACAGGTACATCGTGGCCGGGGAGCCGGTGACCACGGCTTCCGCGGTGTCGGCCTCGGGCGCCGCGCAGCGCCAGGCCTCCGTTTCGCCGGGGCCGGCTCTGGCTGTCCAGCTGTGGTCGCCGGCGTGGAAACCCACTGTGCCGTAACGGGTTCCGGAGAGGCCCATCGTGGTGAGGCGGTGTCCGAAGTAGAGGGTGAGGGCCTCGTCGACGCCGTCGGTGGACAGGTCGGCGGGGATCTGCGGACCATCGGCGCCTGCGGCGTGTTCGGCGTCCACCCGGTGCACCAGGGTCTCGTGCAGGGCCCGGCGGCGCCAGAAGCCGTGGGTCGGGTCGGCGGGCCACCAGGTGGCGGCACGGGTGGCGGGATCGTGCGCGGCCAGTTCGGCGGCCAGCTCCTCGTGGCTCGACTCGTAGAACCCGGCCACGGACTGGCCCGGACGCGGTGCCCGCTGCCACTGCTCGGGACGGCGGCCCCGGCGCAGCCAGCTCAGCACGTACCGGTGCGTGCCGGCCACGTGCCGGAGCAGATCGTCCAGCGT carries:
- a CDS encoding IS256 family transposase, whose protein sequence is MAAPHSVDPAQLVEELASAGVSPDLLQTMIATMANALMSSQADQQCGAGYGERSSERTNQRNGYRAREWDTRAGTIELAVPKLRQGSYFPDWLLTHRRRAEQALVTVVATAYLLGVSTRRVEKLAEQLGVKSLSRSQVSEMATHLDGQVAAFRERPLDQGPYTFVWVDALTVKVREDGRVVNVHALLATGVNADGHREILGLDVASSEDGAGWLAFLRGLVARGLSGVQLVISDAHPGLVAAIASALPGAAWQRCRTHYLRNLLSRVPKSAQPHVATQVRTIFDQPDADAVTAQYGRVVDTLTARWPDAAEHLDNARDELLAFTAYPREVWRQIWSNNPQERLNKEIRRRTDVVGIFPGRDSLIRLVGAVLAEQSDEWTENRRYMGLDLLARSRIRIVTTEAAPTGSEALMTTEAITA
- the def gene encoding peptide deformylase, whose protein sequence is MAMRELRYFGDPVLKSGCDPVTTFDSRIEALVKDLLDSVQPEGRAGLAAPQIGVGLRVFSYDVGGLTGYVINPEITHLSEETHEIGEGCLSVPELWYPTVRAKQAVVRGVDLRNEPIEVEGVDVLAQCLQHETDHLDGKLYLDRLTPERKKQALREARGKDWFWNR
- a CDS encoding GNAT family N-acetyltransferase — its product is METFRVRSARVLPAEGETASAWQLRVRMDDRPGTLARIAIRLADLGCNVLGLTVFPVPGGVLDDIVLRPAIGLPKDVLAEAIRDEGCVCSGVVEAGVHELRDPPTAALYAAHQAVDAPERLMDVVRQVLTADLVTRVPAAEANPGRTEGGHRAVFPIEAGNALVARRQWAPFVELELTRVTALIDLLAAARNNVAGAVVLDRADGAAVVLRHGTPRDTEAVAALHQRCSRTTLFNRYHTGVRTVPRRWLHKLLLPPRGVSVLAVCGRDVIGLGQLIPQPDGTAEISLLVEDSWQREGIGAALLSRLAVLAAARRITELIATRLPGDDALIRTARRAGLHPVPAPGEAETVRLIFPDGPVPR
- a CDS encoding methyltransferase, translating into MGERDSAVLRDLAGLATPMALRVAVTLGLPDRLRDNAMSSAQVAEELGVSPVALELLLGHLVTLGVLAQGTEGYRTTGYGSALCADAGNGLANLLDLNTAGGRAELAFAELLHSVTTGEAGYARRYGQDFWADLAEQPALRESFDRQMTHRFRDQVPQIVAGYDWGRFATVVDVGGGRGTLLAAILAACPGVRGHLVDLEPTAAAAAGTFRACELGDRARVTAASFFDPLPAGADAYLLSDILHDWDDEHAHRILDRCVEAAHPAGRILIVEPIGGRRGETAMDLAMLTIFGSRERRVDEFRSLASAHHLVLDTLTDLSDQRCLLEFRLGTS
- a CDS encoding maleylpyruvate isomerase family mycothiol-dependent enzyme, producing MSRELGTVDHGRLLEAFRIEARLLGEVAHAASPDAPVPTTPGWTLDDLLRHVAGTHRYVLSWLRRGRRPEQWQRAPRPGQSVAGFYESSHEELAAELAAHDPATRAATWWPADPTHGFWRRRALHETLVHRVDAEHAAGADGPQIPADLSTDGVDEALTLYFGHRLTTMGLSGTRYGTVGFHAGDHSWTARAGPGETEAWRCAAPEADTAEAVVTGSPATMYLWLWGRTPVTATHTEGDHELSAQIWALLRLATR